From Sporocytophaga myxococcoides, one genomic window encodes:
- a CDS encoding DKNYY domain-containing protein, producing the protein MSTAINIFITLILIPWPAALMMSPMMIAAADFRNSRSSLLSATLILSYPVIVFAVLKFIDFPFWGMDVKVWLFGVSVVSGIIVLLYGIPGMLINLGRGIKNDGYFKNDFYVFYDGNKISVTDPASFSVITDDKFYAKDIKHVFYMGKIVKEADPMTFEPIKGIGEDLLEKHATIYWKDKANVYYNAKKIEGCDVGTFQQIKSIYGKDRDHVYYGNTILPKANPEKFRFLEEGIAIDEASIFIFNKRVNIPVDLPSFEVVKNGDYLFCKDKNYVYLLLYENPEPLVKVDDADVATFTLLERYYAKDKNQVYFYGYSKLNSRALYHLTGADPDRFSVEYDASTNSEATDGLNYYMSGKPVKV; encoded by the coding sequence GTGTCGACAGCAATAAATATCTTTATCACTTTAATTCTGATTCCCTGGCCCGCAGCGCTTATGATGTCTCCTATGATGATTGCAGCTGCAGATTTTCGGAATAGCAGATCATCATTGTTATCTGCAACGCTTATATTGAGCTATCCGGTTATTGTTTTTGCAGTACTTAAGTTCATAGATTTTCCTTTCTGGGGAATGGATGTAAAGGTATGGCTTTTTGGAGTCTCAGTTGTTTCCGGCATCATTGTCTTATTATATGGTATTCCAGGAATGCTTATTAATCTGGGTAGGGGCATAAAGAATGATGGATATTTTAAGAATGATTTTTATGTTTTTTATGATGGGAATAAAATATCTGTAACTGATCCTGCATCATTTTCTGTCATTACAGATGATAAGTTTTATGCCAAAGACATTAAACATGTTTTTTACATGGGGAAGATAGTGAAAGAGGCTGATCCCATGACTTTTGAACCCATTAAAGGAATTGGAGAGGATTTATTGGAAAAGCATGCAACAATATATTGGAAAGACAAAGCGAATGTGTATTACAATGCAAAGAAAATTGAAGGATGTGATGTAGGGACATTTCAGCAAATAAAGAGTATCTATGGAAAGGACAGAGACCACGTTTATTATGGCAATACAATTTTACCAAAAGCAAATCCTGAAAAGTTCAGGTTTTTAGAAGAAGGAATCGCAATCGATGAAGCTTCGATATTTATTTTTAATAAACGGGTTAATATTCCAGTTGATCTGCCGAGCTTTGAAGTTGTAAAGAATGGAGACTACTTATTCTGCAAAGATAAAAATTATGTGTATCTCCTTTTATATGAGAATCCGGAACCTCTTGTAAAGGTAGATGACGCAGATGTTGCTACGTTTACACTTCTTGAAAGATATTATGCCAAGGATAAAAATCAAGTGTATTTTTATGGATATAGCAAACTCAATTCAAGAGCCTTATATCACCTGACTGGAGCTGATCCTGATAGGTTCTCAGTTGAGTATGATGCTTCTACAAACTCAGAAGCCACTGATGGATTGAATTATTATATGTCGGGTAAACCTGTGAAAGTGTAG
- a CDS encoding FAD-binding oxidoreductase produces MKIDQSLVIEFQSGLRGKLILPDDVEYENARKVYNGMISKKPAMIVICADVADIIHCVNFARKNDILLSVRSGGHNAGGLGICDGGLVIDLSHIKYTKVDPEAKTVIVGAGCTWGDVDHATQIFGLACPSGIISTTGVGGLTLGGGIGHLTRHYGLTIDNLLSIDLVKADGSFITADEKQNQDLFWAVRGGGGNFGVVTAFKFKLSPVNVVFGGPILWDLSEAEEVLKWYREFILKAPNELNGFFNFITVPPVAPFPESLHMKKMCGIVWNYTGPLGKAEEIFKPVRNFKKPALDLTGPMPYTALQTMFDDLYPTGYQWYWRADFIKEIPDEAIEIHKKFAAKLPTLHSTMHLYPVNGAASHVGKKDTAWTFRDANWSMVIVGVDPDPANKEKITKWTKEYWDALHPYSAGAAYVNFMMDEGDARVKATYGDNYNKLVEVKNKYDPENLFRVNQNITPSVHRVKV; encoded by the coding sequence ATGAAAATAGATCAATCTTTGGTAATAGAATTTCAATCCGGGTTAAGAGGTAAACTGATTTTACCGGATGATGTTGAATATGAGAATGCACGTAAAGTGTACAATGGAATGATCAGTAAAAAGCCAGCAATGATAGTAATCTGCGCAGATGTTGCTGATATTATCCATTGTGTAAATTTTGCAAGGAAAAACGACATACTTCTTTCAGTCAGAAGTGGTGGGCATAATGCAGGAGGATTAGGAATATGCGATGGCGGGTTGGTTATCGATTTGTCTCATATTAAATATACAAAAGTTGATCCGGAAGCCAAAACGGTAATCGTAGGAGCAGGATGCACATGGGGAGATGTTGATCATGCTACGCAAATTTTCGGACTTGCCTGTCCTTCAGGAATCATTTCTACAACAGGTGTAGGTGGACTTACCCTGGGAGGAGGTATTGGTCACCTTACCCGTCATTATGGACTTACTATTGATAATTTGTTATCAATTGATCTTGTAAAAGCAGATGGAAGTTTTATCACTGCAGATGAAAAACAAAACCAGGATCTGTTCTGGGCTGTCAGAGGCGGTGGCGGTAATTTTGGAGTTGTTACAGCATTTAAATTTAAGTTAAGTCCTGTTAATGTCGTCTTCGGAGGCCCAATTTTATGGGATCTGAGTGAGGCTGAAGAAGTACTGAAATGGTACCGAGAATTTATCCTAAAAGCCCCGAATGAATTAAATGGCTTTTTCAATTTTATTACAGTTCCTCCTGTCGCTCCGTTTCCGGAAAGTCTCCACATGAAAAAAATGTGTGGAATAGTATGGAACTATACAGGGCCATTGGGAAAAGCTGAAGAAATATTCAAACCTGTAAGAAACTTTAAAAAACCAGCTCTGGACCTAACAGGCCCTATGCCATATACAGCCTTACAAACTATGTTTGATGATCTATATCCTACAGGGTATCAATGGTATTGGAGAGCAGATTTCATTAAAGAAATTCCGGATGAGGCAATTGAAATTCATAAAAAATTTGCTGCAAAACTACCTACTTTGCATTCCACTATGCATTTATATCCTGTCAATGGTGCTGCTTCTCATGTGGGTAAAAAAGATACAGCATGGACATTCAGAGATGCCAACTGGTCTATGGTAATTGTAGGTGTAGATCCCGACCCTGCAAACAAGGAAAAAATAACGAAGTGGACAAAAGAATACTGGGATGCATTACACCCATATTCTGCAGGTGCTGCTTATGTAAATTTTATGATGGATGAAGGTGATGCCCGCGTAAAAGCTACTTATGGTGATAATTATAACAAACTTGTCGAAGTAAAAAATAAATACGATCCTGAAAATTTATTCAGAGTGAATCAAAATATCACTCCATCTGTACATAGGGTTAAGGTTTGA
- the lepB gene encoding signal peptidase I, whose amino-acid sequence MMKKKWLGLVLNILVPGLGNFYSRKVSKGALLYVLALLVSFTGRNIAYNFFLFLFSLTLVVSYYLYLIVSGYTDVQRDKVYEKMNYDKWYIYVFIVILHGTLINSFILEKLDRLPINLMVIPTPQMEPALMVGDKVAVSNTKLIERKDVTVFLYPEDLKTYYIQRCIGLPGDSLEIKNSNVFINGEKLEDVPIKLRYYATMDGSEINSELLKKCGIGMSENYRLSSDTYIFFLDEMQAEVFRDSEFIKKFHPAFSVEGEAEKRIYPKSEKYKWNVDFYGPIYIPKKGDKISLTDKTIDLYLRCIELENDSVKRTGSGLLVNGGPIVSYEFKENYFFMMGDNRHNSLDSRYWGLLPEKLVKGKAMYLYWSKALDRIGQRVN is encoded by the coding sequence ATGATGAAAAAGAAGTGGCTAGGTTTAGTATTGAATATTTTAGTGCCTGGATTAGGTAATTTTTATAGTAGAAAGGTCAGTAAAGGGGCATTGCTGTATGTATTAGCTTTACTTGTATCTTTTACTGGACGGAATATAGCTTATAATTTCTTTCTATTTCTTTTTTCTTTGACTTTAGTCGTCAGCTATTATTTGTATTTAATTGTATCGGGTTATACAGATGTTCAAAGAGATAAAGTTTATGAGAAGATGAATTATGATAAATGGTACATTTATGTTTTCATAGTTATTTTACATGGAACTTTGATAAATTCTTTTATTCTGGAAAAACTTGATAGATTACCAATAAATCTAATGGTTATACCAACACCACAAATGGAACCAGCTTTGATGGTTGGTGATAAAGTGGCTGTAAGTAACACTAAGTTAATCGAAAGGAAAGATGTGACAGTTTTCTTGTATCCAGAAGATTTAAAGACGTATTACATTCAGAGATGTATAGGTTTACCTGGTGATAGTTTGGAGATAAAGAACAGTAACGTCTTTATCAATGGTGAAAAATTGGAAGATGTGCCAATAAAATTAAGATACTATGCTACTATGGATGGTTCTGAAATTAATTCAGAGCTTCTAAAAAAATGCGGAATTGGTATGAGCGAAAATTACAGGTTATCTTCAGACACCTATATATTCTTTTTGGATGAAATGCAAGCCGAAGTCTTTAGGGATTCAGAGTTTATCAAGAAGTTTCATCCAGCGTTCAGTGTTGAAGGAGAAGCTGAGAAAAGAATATATCCCAAATCTGAAAAATATAAATGGAATGTTGATTTTTATGGCCCAATATATATTCCGAAAAAAGGAGATAAGATATCTTTAACTGATAAAACCATTGATTTATACTTGAGATGTATTGAGCTTGAAAATGATTCAGTGAAAAGGACAGGTTCAGGACTATTGGTAAATGGGGGCCCGATTGTTTCATATGAGTTTAAAGAAAATTACTTTTTCATGATGGGAGACAACAGACACAACTCGTTAGATTCTAGATATTGGGGACTCTTACCAGAAAAGCTTGTGAAAGGAAAAGCTATGTACCTATACTGGAGCAAGGCATTAGATCGAATCGGTCAAAGGGTAAATTAA
- a CDS encoding DUF4197 domain-containing protein: MIKKLSLLFLIAGSIFMTSCEELGIDPSLSQDEVVQGLKEALRVGTDTSVTMLNKTDGYYKDEAVKILLPPEVQMIQNNLNSLGISAVVQPLIDQLVLKINRSAEDAASEAKPIFVNAITNMSITDGLSILNGSDSAATSYLRTNTYSNLKGLFAPKIDNSLSKPLVGNVSAASTYGQIVEKYNTTAETFNKVPFGPRFTIVNPNLSDYVTGKALTGLFIKVADEEKAIRTDPVARVTDILKKVFTK, encoded by the coding sequence ATGATAAAAAAATTAAGCTTACTTTTTTTAATTGCAGGGAGCATTTTTATGACTTCCTGTGAAGAGCTGGGTATCGATCCTTCTCTATCTCAGGACGAAGTCGTTCAGGGTTTAAAAGAGGCCTTAAGAGTAGGAACAGACACCTCTGTAACCATGCTTAACAAAACAGACGGTTATTATAAAGATGAAGCAGTTAAAATATTACTTCCTCCGGAAGTTCAAATGATACAAAACAATCTGAATTCCCTGGGTATTTCTGCTGTTGTTCAGCCTCTGATCGATCAATTAGTATTAAAGATTAACAGATCCGCAGAAGATGCTGCTTCTGAGGCAAAACCTATCTTTGTTAATGCGATTACCAACATGTCCATTACAGATGGATTAAGTATCCTGAATGGCAGCGATTCGGCCGCAACATCTTACTTAAGAACAAATACTTATTCAAATTTAAAAGGTCTTTTTGCTCCTAAAATAGATAATTCTTTAAGTAAACCTCTTGTAGGAAACGTTTCAGCTGCCTCTACCTATGGACAAATTGTTGAAAAATACAACACAACAGCTGAAACCTTTAACAAAGTTCCGTTTGGACCAAGATTTACTATTGTAAATCCTAATTTAAGCGACTATGTTACAGGCAAGGCACTGACTGGTTTATTCATCAAAGTGGCAGATGAGGAAAAAGCAATCAGAACAGATCCTGTTGCACGTGTGACTGATATACTGAAGAAGGTATTTACCAAATAG
- a CDS encoding alginate export family protein, with protein MSTFKNVIRLIALAPKGFIFILILLSTFVSKAQDSTLVQKDTTAKKTEEQKSYYVEAGSYGTKRDPTPPEYARQFNKTGITGVEKISWLDVGLDNRVRFEYRQYDIRRPFLTTDYPILFRTRAYVGIKEVLDPFRFAVEMSDAFRVHSKFPRDNRDFNRVEPISLYAELHFKKALGKDPYGNNRPAFVRFGRQNFEFLDRRLIGSNQWRNTTNTFTGFRAALGQDKNDWQIDLLALKPLVRLMTELDTADHQTQFGAAIFHWRKWSRIITIEPYLLYLRQKPNSQDTIRDRRIYNIGTRVYGWLTKEINYDVTYNQQLGTDNNKKQRAYAITAEIGYKFQYGWKPRFSLFYGYASGDRNPNDDVNNRFERFYGFARPWSADDYIVMENIIAPKARVEFEPGKKLKVDFSYSFYWLASRTDRFNNLFNVPTNPDAPNRDKTGQSGVYLGHGPDGRIRFEVLKFIKTAIGYSHYFNGTFVKNRQEVAYNNSTLGSNFFYIETMVNFFDIFKKW; from the coding sequence ATGTCAACTTTTAAGAATGTTATAAGACTAATTGCATTAGCACCCAAAGGATTTATTTTTATATTGATTCTGCTATCAACTTTCGTTTCAAAGGCACAAGACTCAACATTAGTACAAAAGGATACAACAGCTAAGAAAACTGAAGAACAGAAATCTTACTATGTAGAAGCAGGTTCTTATGGCACCAAAAGAGACCCAACCCCTCCGGAATACGCCAGGCAATTTAATAAAACAGGAATAACGGGAGTTGAAAAAATAAGCTGGCTTGATGTAGGTCTGGATAACAGAGTACGTTTTGAATATCGTCAATATGATATAAGAAGACCATTTCTTACAACAGATTATCCCATACTATTCAGAACAAGAGCCTATGTCGGCATAAAGGAGGTATTAGATCCATTTCGATTTGCAGTGGAAATGAGCGATGCATTCAGAGTACATAGCAAATTTCCCAGGGACAACAGAGACTTTAACCGGGTAGAACCCATTTCCCTTTATGCTGAACTACATTTTAAAAAAGCTTTAGGCAAAGATCCATATGGAAACAACAGACCTGCCTTTGTGCGATTCGGGAGACAGAATTTTGAATTTCTGGATAGACGATTGATTGGTTCAAACCAATGGCGGAATACGACCAATACCTTTACCGGTTTCAGAGCTGCCTTAGGACAGGATAAAAATGATTGGCAGATTGATTTGCTTGCATTAAAACCTTTAGTCAGACTTATGACAGAACTTGATACCGCAGATCATCAAACTCAATTTGGAGCAGCAATTTTTCACTGGAGAAAATGGTCCAGGATCATTACTATTGAACCTTATCTTTTGTATTTAAGACAAAAACCTAACTCTCAGGATACCATACGGGATCGTCGCATTTATAACATTGGAACAAGGGTTTATGGCTGGCTGACCAAGGAAATAAATTACGATGTAACATACAATCAGCAATTAGGAACGGACAACAATAAAAAGCAAAGAGCTTATGCCATCACTGCAGAAATCGGTTATAAATTTCAATATGGCTGGAAACCCCGATTCAGTTTATTTTATGGCTATGCAAGTGGAGACAGAAACCCAAATGACGATGTAAACAACAGGTTTGAACGTTTCTATGGATTCGCCCGCCCATGGTCTGCTGATGATTATATCGTTATGGAAAATATTATAGCTCCCAAAGCAAGAGTAGAGTTTGAACCAGGAAAAAAACTAAAAGTAGATTTCTCTTACAGCTTCTATTGGCTTGCCAGCAGGACAGACAGATTCAATAACTTATTCAACGTTCCCACTAACCCAGATGCTCCAAACAGGGATAAAACAGGGCAAAGTGGCGTGTACTTGGGCCACGGTCCGGATGGGCGTATAAGGTTTGAAGTTTTAAAATTTATCAAGACTGCAATAGGATACTCACATTACTTTAACGGAACCTTCGTTAAAAATCGACAAGAGGTTGCATATAATAATTCTACCTTGGGTTCAAATTTCTTTTACATAGAAACCATGGTTAACTTCTTTGATATCTTCAAGAAATGGTAA
- a CDS encoding DUF6055 domain-containing protein, whose amino-acid sequence MKYIKLLLLLTLLSNDLYAQKQVYIPRFISNENMDLNNPNNQWCYCRSRQTDNIIVFWEAGFGNDPTNAASPYNVNLNTLLSVAEKTYSFYLDSLKFAIKGSSVTDKYKLMIFLTYTTEWAAYGSGQDNQVGTLHVNPDAARIDNVLAHEIGHCFEYITGCDTQGGYRYGFGPNASGGNGFWEQCAQWMAFKVYPQKQFTESDFNNYLKYNHLHIIHETPRYANYFIQDYWTFKRGQNFMGRLWRESRSPEDPVETYKRLNSLTQHQFNDEIYEHAARLTTWDIPAIKSYGANYINRRAQVKMTLKPDNYWQPDSSVTIENYGYNCIKLNPPASATIVTVDFKGLAGEAGYRALNVDKGGWRFGFVALLEDGTRVYSNTGTANVQNNINPETTMSFNCPDKCEKLWMVVSGAPQQHWRHAWDDNNSNDEQWPYKVKFHNTDLQGIFNTPIKDITLTYNVVMKPASDYTPIQIVLNSSSISEAFACPVEDIAKNLGINITYFAINPNGSVNTTSTANAPGHWFNNAGQTIAWGNDAYIYSELNINTLTINIGQYPSRSKDGDQYTIKQALKYTKSATESAQVTLVFNIRIQEDVVAGVAPDLADNRLKVYPNPTTGLIKWDSRQDWQLFDAYGHELKKGNDTSLDLSGFINGLYVLKINDFTIRVIKE is encoded by the coding sequence ATGAAATACATAAAACTGCTCTTATTGCTGACATTACTTTCCAATGATCTATATGCACAAAAACAGGTCTACATTCCTCGTTTTATTTCGAATGAGAATATGGATTTGAATAACCCAAATAACCAATGGTGTTATTGCAGAAGCAGACAAACTGACAACATAATAGTATTCTGGGAGGCTGGATTTGGGAATGACCCCACCAATGCGGCAAGCCCATATAATGTAAACCTGAATACGCTCTTAAGTGTAGCAGAAAAGACCTATTCATTCTACCTCGACTCGCTTAAATTTGCCATTAAAGGATCATCAGTTACTGATAAGTATAAGCTTATGATCTTTCTAACATATACTACTGAATGGGCAGCATATGGTTCCGGTCAGGACAACCAGGTTGGAACTTTACATGTAAATCCTGATGCGGCAAGAATCGACAATGTACTCGCGCATGAAATCGGGCATTGCTTTGAATATATCACAGGATGCGATACCCAAGGAGGTTACAGATACGGATTCGGACCTAATGCCTCTGGAGGAAACGGATTCTGGGAGCAGTGCGCACAATGGATGGCTTTTAAAGTTTATCCTCAGAAACAGTTTACAGAAAGCGATTTTAATAATTATTTAAAGTACAATCATTTGCACATTATACATGAGACACCTCGTTATGCAAATTATTTCATCCAGGATTACTGGACTTTCAAAAGAGGTCAAAATTTTATGGGACGTTTATGGAGAGAATCCCGTTCTCCCGAAGATCCTGTGGAAACATACAAACGCCTTAATTCACTAACCCAACATCAATTTAATGATGAGATATATGAACATGCTGCAAGACTAACCACCTGGGACATCCCAGCAATTAAATCATATGGAGCAAATTACATAAACAGAAGAGCACAGGTAAAAATGACACTCAAACCTGATAACTACTGGCAACCAGACTCTTCCGTTACTATAGAAAACTACGGATATAATTGCATTAAATTAAATCCGCCTGCATCGGCAACAATTGTGACTGTTGACTTTAAAGGACTTGCAGGCGAGGCTGGTTACAGAGCACTCAATGTAGATAAAGGTGGTTGGAGATTTGGTTTTGTGGCATTACTTGAAGACGGAACCAGAGTATACAGTAATACCGGGACAGCAAATGTTCAAAACAATATTAATCCTGAAACAACCATGTCGTTTAATTGCCCCGACAAGTGCGAAAAATTATGGATGGTTGTATCAGGAGCCCCTCAACAGCACTGGAGACACGCCTGGGATGACAATAACAGCAATGATGAACAATGGCCATATAAAGTTAAATTTCATAACACCGATCTTCAGGGAATTTTTAATACTCCTATCAAAGACATTACTCTTACATATAATGTTGTTATGAAGCCGGCTAGTGATTATACACCCATCCAGATTGTTTTGAATTCAAGCAGCATCAGTGAAGCCTTTGCCTGTCCAGTAGAAGATATAGCCAAAAACTTAGGAATAAACATCACTTATTTCGCCATCAATCCGAATGGAAGTGTGAATACCACCTCAACCGCCAATGCTCCAGGACACTGGTTTAACAATGCAGGCCAGACAATAGCATGGGGAAATGACGCATACATTTATTCAGAATTAAATATAAATACTCTTACTATCAACATAGGCCAATATCCTTCCAGATCAAAGGATGGAGACCAATATACCATCAAACAGGCTTTAAAATATACCAAAAGCGCTACTGAATCTGCACAAGTTACACTTGTCTTTAACATTAGAATACAGGAAGATGTCGTGGCAGGAGTTGCACCTGATCTAGCAGACAATAGACTTAAGGTCTATCCAAATCCTACAACAGGACTCATTAAATGGGATTCTCGACAAGACTGGCAACTTTTTGATGCTTACGGACATGAATTGAAAAAAGGGAATGATACTTCTCTTGATCTTTCCGGATTTATCAATGGTTTGTATGTATTAAAAATAAATGACTTTACTATACGAGTTATCAAAGAATAA
- a CDS encoding collagen-like triple helix repeat-containing protein — MKNIRLLSLLLFILTTITSCSKKGDPGPAGAPGNTGPKGEQGEPGTSNIMYSDWFLFDPNSITPNFSFISMDLSVSKITDEFINNGGTVLVFFGNKAESETSVSGIKPLPTWGKEGYQNVPDPGAVYYELDYTYRKNLLSISFIITQNLSKLTDKNYFFTNVFKPEHVYFRYVLIPGGVKINQRVGQIDLKNYQEVKSYYHIP; from the coding sequence ATGAAAAATATAAGATTACTTTCCTTGCTTTTATTCATTTTAACAACTATTACATCTTGTAGTAAAAAAGGCGATCCGGGACCTGCTGGAGCTCCTGGGAATACAGGTCCTAAAGGAGAACAGGGAGAGCCCGGCACATCTAATATCATGTATTCCGATTGGTTTCTATTTGATCCTAATTCCATCACTCCTAATTTCTCATTTATAAGTATGGATCTGTCAGTCTCCAAAATTACTGATGAATTTATAAATAACGGTGGTACTGTTTTAGTCTTTTTCGGCAATAAGGCTGAAAGTGAAACTTCGGTATCTGGCATAAAACCCTTGCCTACGTGGGGCAAAGAAGGATATCAAAATGTCCCGGATCCAGGTGCAGTATACTATGAGCTGGATTATACCTATAGAAAAAATCTTCTTAGCATTTCTTTCATCATCACACAAAACCTGTCTAAACTTACTGACAAAAATTATTTCTTTACTAATGTATTCAAACCAGAGCATGTATACTTCCGATATGTACTGATACCAGGAGGTGTTAAAATCAATCAAAGGGTTGGTCAGATAGATTTAAAGAATTATCAGGAAGTAAAATCATATTATCATATTCCATAA
- a CDS encoding carbonic anhydrase yields MIKSYNKLLEGNRKWAAEQLEKDANYFEKLSQVQTPEYLWIGCSDSRVPCEVITGATPGEIFVHRNIANMVIHTDLNLLSVLEYAVKFLKVKHIILCGHYGCGGIKSSMDNIAYGYVDNWLRNIKEIYVKNIDELEALPTKEERVNRLVEINVVEQVKNLCKTKVVQIALEQKTLKVHGWVYGMKEGLIHEMIHAEKTIDTVHPIFKYEIE; encoded by the coding sequence ATGATTAAAAGTTATAATAAATTACTTGAAGGAAATAGAAAATGGGCTGCTGAACAATTAGAAAAAGACGCAAACTATTTTGAAAAATTAAGTCAGGTTCAGACACCCGAATATTTATGGATAGGCTGTTCTGATAGCAGGGTTCCATGTGAGGTGATAACCGGAGCTACCCCAGGTGAAATATTTGTGCACAGAAACATTGCCAATATGGTTATTCACACAGATCTTAATCTGTTAAGTGTTCTTGAATATGCTGTTAAATTTCTAAAGGTAAAGCACATTATTTTATGTGGTCATTATGGCTGTGGTGGTATTAAGTCATCTATGGATAATATAGCATACGGATATGTTGACAACTGGCTCAGAAATATCAAGGAAATTTATGTTAAAAATATAGATGAGCTTGAAGCGTTACCTACAAAAGAAGAAAGGGTTAATCGTCTGGTTGAAATTAATGTTGTGGAGCAGGTAAAGAATTTATGCAAAACTAAAGTGGTGCAAATTGCATTAGAGCAAAAGACTCTTAAAGTACATGGCTGGGTTTATGGCATGAAAGAAGGGTTGATTCATGAGATGATTCATGCTGAAAAAACAATAGATACAGTTCATCCGATCTTTAAATATGAGATTGAATAA
- a CDS encoding SRPBCC family protein, whose protein sequence is MKDQSYTTAILVNKPLHKAFEAVNNVRGWWTENTEGNFHQLNDEFEVRFGDVHYSKQKITEVIPDTKVVWLVTDSKLNFVKDQKEWTNTKIIFELSESNGQTLVRFTHDGLVPDYECHEACTGAWSSYIHDSLKELIETDKGKPEPKVV, encoded by the coding sequence ATGAAAGACCAAAGCTATACAACAGCAATCCTTGTAAACAAACCTCTGCATAAAGCATTCGAAGCGGTCAATAATGTAAGAGGCTGGTGGACTGAAAACACCGAAGGCAATTTCCATCAATTAAATGATGAGTTTGAAGTCAGATTTGGCGATGTGCATTACTCAAAACAGAAAATAACTGAGGTTATTCCAGACACTAAAGTGGTCTGGCTTGTCACAGATAGTAAGCTGAATTTTGTGAAAGATCAGAAGGAATGGACGAACACAAAGATTATTTTCGAACTTTCTGAATCAAACGGACAAACACTTGTTCGTTTTACACATGATGGTTTGGTTCCGGATTATGAATGTCACGAAGCCTGTACAGGAGCATGGAGCAGCTATATTCATGACAGTTTGAAGGAACTTATAGAAACAGATAAAGGTAAACCAGAGCCGAAGGTCGTTTAG
- a CDS encoding SRPBCC family protein: MNTSDYTTSLLINQSPSEVYNAINNIRGWWSEEIEGSTYKLNDVFMYHYKDVHISKMKLIELIPDQKVVWLVLENHFNFTKDKSEWKDTKISFEITKKGPQTELRFTHIGLGPHYECYEICKEAWGNYIHNSLRKLIETGKGEPNPKEGGFNGEIVKKWKLHS; the protein is encoded by the coding sequence ATGAATACTAGCGATTATACAACAAGTCTACTAATTAATCAGTCCCCATCAGAGGTATACAATGCCATTAATAATATTCGCGGCTGGTGGTCAGAAGAAATTGAAGGAAGCACATACAAGCTCAATGATGTATTTATGTATCATTATAAGGATGTACATATCAGCAAAATGAAACTGATTGAATTAATTCCCGACCAGAAAGTGGTATGGCTTGTATTAGAAAACCATTTCAATTTTACCAAAGATAAAAGCGAATGGAAAGATACTAAAATCAGTTTCGAGATCACTAAAAAAGGCCCACAGACTGAACTTCGCTTTACTCATATTGGCTTAGGGCCTCACTATGAATGTTACGAAATATGCAAGGAAGCCTGGGGCAATTATATTCACAATAGTCTTCGAAAGCTCATAGAGACAGGAAAAGGAGAACCTAATCCTAAAGAAGGAGGCTTCAATGGAGAAATAGTAAAAAAGTGGAAACTTCATTCATAA